The Strix uralensis isolate ZFMK-TIS-50842 chromosome 23, bStrUra1, whole genome shotgun sequence genome has a segment encoding these proteins:
- the ATP13A2 gene encoding polyamine-transporting ATPase 13A2 isoform X1, protein MSSDSSRLLGNQRPGYGTLQRDANKSLMEVTGYQTKTWRVALCHACSVLTAGLLLVLFHWKPSLEVQVKCKPCALSQADWVIIRDRFGQCFTTRVRTETLGEGSLEQHPGARLEDRRTSIAIGVSDEEESRDTIQLHDKEEKNILRYYLFEGMRYIWIERRQAFCKVSVLDEGWTCADLHLSQAGLDQQDHNTRQKIYGPNLIEVPVKSYARLLVEEVLNPFYIFQVFSIVLWVCDAYYYYAACIFLISTISLGLSLYETRKQSATLQAMAKMSVGVRVHRPSGEETVVSSADLVPGDCISLPADGMLVPCDAALLTGECMVNESMLTGESVPVMKTPLPAGSQAASTIYSPEEHRRHTLFCGTQVIQAKSYVGREVLAVVTRTGFCTAKGDLISSILYPKPVSFKFYKDAVKFVLFLSILAFIGTLYSILILVKNQVPVGQIIIRALDLVTVIVPPALPAAMTVGTIYAQNRLKKQGIFCISPPRINLCGKIRLVCFDKTGTLTEEGLDVWGVVPLENNHFMPLIHEPRCLPAGALLYSLAACHTVSLLRAQPVGDPVDLKMVESTGWRLEMMEEEEGELPTFQQFGTKVLAVMKPPPEEEQPRDRKHQSPVGILRRFPFSSSLQRMSVLVKLPGEASAHVYVKGAPEMVASLCRKETVPVDFSQMLRYYTTDGFRVLGLACKPLSTVTTFEESLQLPRDAVESSLTFLGFLVMKNVLKPESAPVIHVLRNANIRPVMVTGDNMLTAVNVARSCRMVEPKERVIFVNASPPSHDKPAALKFILAEHSQGEEQVEGLPPRDGCFLQPQPCHFALNGKSFAVVCEHFADLLPKILIRATVFARMSPDQKTQLVCSLQELNYCVGMCGDGANDCGALKAADVGISLSEAEASVASPFTSRVANIECVPTVIREGRCSLVTSFGVFKYMALYSLVQFVSVLLLYTINTNLSDFQFLFFDLIITTTVAVLMGRTGPAQELGVERPQGALISVLVLGSLLLQTALLITVQVLSYFITISQSWYVPLNSTVTAPQNLPNYENTVLFCVTGFQYLILAVAMSKGYPFREPLYTNVLFLVVLILLFGLMIWLTLYPLGFPKTLLKLQGIDDLNFKLLLLGIAALNFFAAFVLETALDHGLLSCLRKLRRKKASKKLFKRLEKELSQQQPPWPPLNEPLFATPKMSIAMR, encoded by the exons GACCGATTTGGACAGTGCTTCACCACCCGCGTGCGCACGGAGACGCTGGGCGAGGGCAG CCTGGAGCAACACCCCGGGGCCAGGCTGGAGGACCGGAGAACCAGCATCGCCATCGGCGTGTCGGATGAGGAGGAGAGCCGGGACACCATCCAGCTCCATGACAAGGAAGAG AAGAACATCTTGCGGTACTATCTCTTCGAGGGCATGCGCTACATCTGGATCGAACGGCGGCAGGCATTCTGCAAAGTCAG CGTCTTGGATGAAGGTTGGACCTGCGCAGATCTCCACCTCTCCCAGGCTGGGCTCGACCAGCAAGACCACAACACCAG ACAGAAGATCTACGGACCCAACCTGATCGAGGTGCCAGTCAAGTCCTACGCGAGGCTGTTGGTGGAGGAG GTGCTCAATCCCTTCTACATCTTCCAAGTGTTCAGCATCGTGCTGTGGGTCTGCGACGCCTATTACTACTACGCCGCCTGCATCTTCCTCATCTCCACCATCTCCTTAGGGCTGTCCCTCTACGAGACGAGGAAG CAAAGCGCCACACTGCAAGCCATGGCCAAGATGTCGGTCGGAGTCCGAGTCCATCGCCCCAGTGGAG aggagACAGTGGTGAGTTCCGCAGACCTGGTGCCAGGCGATTGCATCAGCCTCCCCGCGGATGGGATGCTGGTCCCTTGCGACGCTGCGCTGCTGACGGGCGAGTGCATGGTCAACGAGAGCATGCTGACGG GGGAGAGCGTGCCGGTGATGAAAACCCCCCTCCCGGCTGGCAGCCAGGCAGCCAGCACCATCTACTCCCCCGAGGAGCACAGGCGGCACACCTTGTTCTGCGGGACACAGGTCATCCAAGCCAAGTCCTACGTGGGCAGAGAAGTGCTGGCCGTGGTGACCCGCACAG GGTTTTGCACGGCCAAAGGGGATCTCATCAGCTCCATCCTCTACCCCAAACCCGTGAGCTTCAAGTTCTACAAGGATGCTGTGAAGTTTGTCCTGTTCCTGTCCATCCTGG CTTTTATCGGCACGCTGTACAGCATCCTCATCTTGGTTAAAAACCAG GTCCCCGTGGGGCAAATCATCATCCGTGCCCTCGACCTCGTCACCGTCATCgtgcccccagctctgccagctgcgATGACAGTGGGCACCATCTATGCCCAGAACAGGCTGAAGAAACAGGGCATCTTCTGCATCAGCCCTCCCCGGATCAACCTCTGCGGGAAGATCCGCCTGGTTTGCTTCGACAAG ACGGGAACCCTGACAGAGGAAGGTCTGGATGTCTGGGGGGTGGTCCCGTTGGAGAACAACCACTTCATGCCCCTCATCCACGagccccgctgcctgcctgccggTGCCCTGCTCTACTCCCTGGCTGCCTGCCACACTGTCTCGCTGCTGCGGGCGCAGCCTGTCGGGGACCCCGTGGACCTCAAGATGGTGGAGTCCACAGGCTGG CGCCTGGAaatgatggaggaggaggaaggtgagcTGCCCACCTTCCAGCAGTTTGGGACGAAGGTCTTGGCTGTGATGAAACCTCCGCCTGAGGAAGAACAGCCACGAGACAGG AAGCACCAGTCACCCGTGGGGATCCTCCGGcgtttccccttctcctcctccttgcagAGGATGAGTGTCCTGGTGAAGCTGCCCGGTGAAGCCTCAGCCCACGTCTACGTCAAGGGTGCCCCGGAGATGGTGGCCAGCCTTTGCAGGAAGGAAACGG TGCCCGTGGATTTCTCCCAGATGCTGCGATACTACACCACGGATGGTTTCCGGGTCTTGGGTCTGGCTTGCAAACCCCTGAGCACAGTGACCACCTTTGAGGagtccctgcagctccccag GGACGCCGTGGAGAGCAGCCTGACCTTCCTGGGGTTCCTCGTCATGAAAAACGTCCTCAAGCCAGAGTCTGCACCCGTGATTCACGTCCTGAGGAACGCCAACATCCGCCCCGTCATGGTGACAG GAGACAACATGCTGACGGCCGTGAACGTGGCCAGGAGCTGCCGCATGGTGGAGCCGAAAGAGCGGGTGATCTTCGTCAACGCCTCCCCGCCCAGCCACGACAAACCCGCCGCTCTGAAATTCATCCTCGCCGAGCACTCCCAGGGCGAAGAGCAGGTGGAG GGTCTGCCCCCGCGGGATGGCTGcttcctgcagccacagccctgccacTTCGCACTGAACGGCAAATCCTTCGCCGTGGTTTGTGAGCACTTCGCCGACCTGCTGCCCAAG ATCCTCATCCGAGCCACCGTGTTCGCCCGCATGTCGCCTGACCAGAAGACTCAGCTGGTGTGCAGCCTGCAAGAGCTGAA CTACTGCGTGGGGATGTGCGGGGACGGCGCCAACGACTGCGGGGCTCTGAAGGCGGCCGACGTGGGCATCTCGCTGTCGGAGGCAGAGGCGTCGGTGGCCTCGCCATTCACCTCCCGCGTGGCCAACATCGAGTGCGTGCCCACTGTCATCCG GGAGGGCAGGTGCTCCCTCGTCACCTCCTTCGGTGTCTTTAAGTACATGGCTCTGTACAGCCTGGTGCAGTTTGTGTCCGTCCTGCTGCTCTACACG ATCAACACCAACCTGAGTGATTTCCAGTTCCTCTTCTTTGACCTGATCATCACCACCACCGTGGCGGTGCTGATGGGTCGGACCGGTCCTGCCCAGGAGCTGGGAGTGGAGCGGCCCCAAGGGGCATTGATCAGCGTCCTGGTGCTGGGCAGCCTCCTCCTCCAAACAGCTTTGCTCATCACCGTGCAAGTCCTCAGCTACTTCATCACCATCTCGCAGAGCTG GTACGTGCCACTGAACAGCACGGTGACGGCTCCCCAAAACCTGCCCAACTACGAGAACACGGTCCTCTTCTGTGTGACGGGTTTCCAGTACCTCATCCTGGCCGTCGCCATGTCCAAGGGGTACCCGTTTCGGGAGCCACTCTACACCAATG TGCTATTCTTGGTAGTCCTCATCCTCCTTTTTGGCCTCATGATATGGTTGACCCTCTACCCCCTGGGCTTCCCCAAAACCCTGCTGAAGCTGCAGGGCATCGATGACTTGAAtttcaagctgctgctgctggggatcGCTGCCCTCAACTTCTTCGCTGCCTTTGTGCTGGAG ACCGCCCTGGACCACGGCTTGCTCTCCTGCCTCCGCAAGCTGCGCCGAAAGAAAGCATCCAAGAAGCTTTTcaagaggctggagaaggagctgagccAGCAACAGCCACCCTGGCCGCCCCTTAATGAACCGCTCTTCGCTACACCCAAGATGTCCATTGCCATGAGATAG
- the ATP13A2 gene encoding polyamine-transporting ATPase 13A2 isoform X2: MSSDSSRLLGNQRPGYGTLQRDANKSLMEVTGYQTKTWRVALCHACSVLTAGLLLVLFHWKPSLEVQVKCKPCALSQADWVIIRDRFGQCFTTRVRTETLGEGSLEQHPGARLEDRRTSIAIGVSDEEESRDTIQLHDKEENILRYYLFEGMRYIWIERRQAFCKVSVLDEGWTCADLHLSQAGLDQQDHNTRQKIYGPNLIEVPVKSYARLLVEEVLNPFYIFQVFSIVLWVCDAYYYYAACIFLISTISLGLSLYETRKQSATLQAMAKMSVGVRVHRPSGEETVVSSADLVPGDCISLPADGMLVPCDAALLTGECMVNESMLTGESVPVMKTPLPAGSQAASTIYSPEEHRRHTLFCGTQVIQAKSYVGREVLAVVTRTGFCTAKGDLISSILYPKPVSFKFYKDAVKFVLFLSILAFIGTLYSILILVKNQVPVGQIIIRALDLVTVIVPPALPAAMTVGTIYAQNRLKKQGIFCISPPRINLCGKIRLVCFDKTGTLTEEGLDVWGVVPLENNHFMPLIHEPRCLPAGALLYSLAACHTVSLLRAQPVGDPVDLKMVESTGWRLEMMEEEEGELPTFQQFGTKVLAVMKPPPEEEQPRDRKHQSPVGILRRFPFSSSLQRMSVLVKLPGEASAHVYVKGAPEMVASLCRKETVPVDFSQMLRYYTTDGFRVLGLACKPLSTVTTFEESLQLPRDAVESSLTFLGFLVMKNVLKPESAPVIHVLRNANIRPVMVTGDNMLTAVNVARSCRMVEPKERVIFVNASPPSHDKPAALKFILAEHSQGEEQVEGLPPRDGCFLQPQPCHFALNGKSFAVVCEHFADLLPKILIRATVFARMSPDQKTQLVCSLQELNYCVGMCGDGANDCGALKAADVGISLSEAEASVASPFTSRVANIECVPTVIREGRCSLVTSFGVFKYMALYSLVQFVSVLLLYTINTNLSDFQFLFFDLIITTTVAVLMGRTGPAQELGVERPQGALISVLVLGSLLLQTALLITVQVLSYFITISQSWYVPLNSTVTAPQNLPNYENTVLFCVTGFQYLILAVAMSKGYPFREPLYTNVLFLVVLILLFGLMIWLTLYPLGFPKTLLKLQGIDDLNFKLLLLGIAALNFFAAFVLETALDHGLLSCLRKLRRKKASKKLFKRLEKELSQQQPPWPPLNEPLFATPKMSIAMR, encoded by the exons GACCGATTTGGACAGTGCTTCACCACCCGCGTGCGCACGGAGACGCTGGGCGAGGGCAG CCTGGAGCAACACCCCGGGGCCAGGCTGGAGGACCGGAGAACCAGCATCGCCATCGGCGTGTCGGATGAGGAGGAGAGCCGGGACACCATCCAGCTCCATGACAAGGAAGAG AACATCTTGCGGTACTATCTCTTCGAGGGCATGCGCTACATCTGGATCGAACGGCGGCAGGCATTCTGCAAAGTCAG CGTCTTGGATGAAGGTTGGACCTGCGCAGATCTCCACCTCTCCCAGGCTGGGCTCGACCAGCAAGACCACAACACCAG ACAGAAGATCTACGGACCCAACCTGATCGAGGTGCCAGTCAAGTCCTACGCGAGGCTGTTGGTGGAGGAG GTGCTCAATCCCTTCTACATCTTCCAAGTGTTCAGCATCGTGCTGTGGGTCTGCGACGCCTATTACTACTACGCCGCCTGCATCTTCCTCATCTCCACCATCTCCTTAGGGCTGTCCCTCTACGAGACGAGGAAG CAAAGCGCCACACTGCAAGCCATGGCCAAGATGTCGGTCGGAGTCCGAGTCCATCGCCCCAGTGGAG aggagACAGTGGTGAGTTCCGCAGACCTGGTGCCAGGCGATTGCATCAGCCTCCCCGCGGATGGGATGCTGGTCCCTTGCGACGCTGCGCTGCTGACGGGCGAGTGCATGGTCAACGAGAGCATGCTGACGG GGGAGAGCGTGCCGGTGATGAAAACCCCCCTCCCGGCTGGCAGCCAGGCAGCCAGCACCATCTACTCCCCCGAGGAGCACAGGCGGCACACCTTGTTCTGCGGGACACAGGTCATCCAAGCCAAGTCCTACGTGGGCAGAGAAGTGCTGGCCGTGGTGACCCGCACAG GGTTTTGCACGGCCAAAGGGGATCTCATCAGCTCCATCCTCTACCCCAAACCCGTGAGCTTCAAGTTCTACAAGGATGCTGTGAAGTTTGTCCTGTTCCTGTCCATCCTGG CTTTTATCGGCACGCTGTACAGCATCCTCATCTTGGTTAAAAACCAG GTCCCCGTGGGGCAAATCATCATCCGTGCCCTCGACCTCGTCACCGTCATCgtgcccccagctctgccagctgcgATGACAGTGGGCACCATCTATGCCCAGAACAGGCTGAAGAAACAGGGCATCTTCTGCATCAGCCCTCCCCGGATCAACCTCTGCGGGAAGATCCGCCTGGTTTGCTTCGACAAG ACGGGAACCCTGACAGAGGAAGGTCTGGATGTCTGGGGGGTGGTCCCGTTGGAGAACAACCACTTCATGCCCCTCATCCACGagccccgctgcctgcctgccggTGCCCTGCTCTACTCCCTGGCTGCCTGCCACACTGTCTCGCTGCTGCGGGCGCAGCCTGTCGGGGACCCCGTGGACCTCAAGATGGTGGAGTCCACAGGCTGG CGCCTGGAaatgatggaggaggaggaaggtgagcTGCCCACCTTCCAGCAGTTTGGGACGAAGGTCTTGGCTGTGATGAAACCTCCGCCTGAGGAAGAACAGCCACGAGACAGG AAGCACCAGTCACCCGTGGGGATCCTCCGGcgtttccccttctcctcctccttgcagAGGATGAGTGTCCTGGTGAAGCTGCCCGGTGAAGCCTCAGCCCACGTCTACGTCAAGGGTGCCCCGGAGATGGTGGCCAGCCTTTGCAGGAAGGAAACGG TGCCCGTGGATTTCTCCCAGATGCTGCGATACTACACCACGGATGGTTTCCGGGTCTTGGGTCTGGCTTGCAAACCCCTGAGCACAGTGACCACCTTTGAGGagtccctgcagctccccag GGACGCCGTGGAGAGCAGCCTGACCTTCCTGGGGTTCCTCGTCATGAAAAACGTCCTCAAGCCAGAGTCTGCACCCGTGATTCACGTCCTGAGGAACGCCAACATCCGCCCCGTCATGGTGACAG GAGACAACATGCTGACGGCCGTGAACGTGGCCAGGAGCTGCCGCATGGTGGAGCCGAAAGAGCGGGTGATCTTCGTCAACGCCTCCCCGCCCAGCCACGACAAACCCGCCGCTCTGAAATTCATCCTCGCCGAGCACTCCCAGGGCGAAGAGCAGGTGGAG GGTCTGCCCCCGCGGGATGGCTGcttcctgcagccacagccctgccacTTCGCACTGAACGGCAAATCCTTCGCCGTGGTTTGTGAGCACTTCGCCGACCTGCTGCCCAAG ATCCTCATCCGAGCCACCGTGTTCGCCCGCATGTCGCCTGACCAGAAGACTCAGCTGGTGTGCAGCCTGCAAGAGCTGAA CTACTGCGTGGGGATGTGCGGGGACGGCGCCAACGACTGCGGGGCTCTGAAGGCGGCCGACGTGGGCATCTCGCTGTCGGAGGCAGAGGCGTCGGTGGCCTCGCCATTCACCTCCCGCGTGGCCAACATCGAGTGCGTGCCCACTGTCATCCG GGAGGGCAGGTGCTCCCTCGTCACCTCCTTCGGTGTCTTTAAGTACATGGCTCTGTACAGCCTGGTGCAGTTTGTGTCCGTCCTGCTGCTCTACACG ATCAACACCAACCTGAGTGATTTCCAGTTCCTCTTCTTTGACCTGATCATCACCACCACCGTGGCGGTGCTGATGGGTCGGACCGGTCCTGCCCAGGAGCTGGGAGTGGAGCGGCCCCAAGGGGCATTGATCAGCGTCCTGGTGCTGGGCAGCCTCCTCCTCCAAACAGCTTTGCTCATCACCGTGCAAGTCCTCAGCTACTTCATCACCATCTCGCAGAGCTG GTACGTGCCACTGAACAGCACGGTGACGGCTCCCCAAAACCTGCCCAACTACGAGAACACGGTCCTCTTCTGTGTGACGGGTTTCCAGTACCTCATCCTGGCCGTCGCCATGTCCAAGGGGTACCCGTTTCGGGAGCCACTCTACACCAATG TGCTATTCTTGGTAGTCCTCATCCTCCTTTTTGGCCTCATGATATGGTTGACCCTCTACCCCCTGGGCTTCCCCAAAACCCTGCTGAAGCTGCAGGGCATCGATGACTTGAAtttcaagctgctgctgctggggatcGCTGCCCTCAACTTCTTCGCTGCCTTTGTGCTGGAG ACCGCCCTGGACCACGGCTTGCTCTCCTGCCTCCGCAAGCTGCGCCGAAAGAAAGCATCCAAGAAGCTTTTcaagaggctggagaaggagctgagccAGCAACAGCCACCCTGGCCGCCCCTTAATGAACCGCTCTTCGCTACACCCAAGATGTCCATTGCCATGAGATAG
- the MFAP2 gene encoding microfibrillar-associated protein 2 — MAVIQTSRHFASPSCPQDISGLRPCNFPPAPPGARGRDARSVVLGGGQRGAAVGDEERKGLGVRVPPPPPADPSVFPSAPSRLLRLHPGPRCSSIAAVRMRAVGLFLLCLPAALLVQGQYSRFEGITYPEPVQYSQYDQQAEIQDYYDYHDVTPRAPEEQFRYQSQQQSQQEIVPAPTPAAAPETEPTEPGPLDCREEQYPCTRLYSVHKPCKQCLNEICFYSLRRVYVINKEICVRTVCAHEELLRADLCRDKFSKCGVMATSGLCQTVVASCARSCGGC, encoded by the exons ATGGCGGTGATTCAGACATCCCGGCATTTCGCATCCCCGTCCTGCCCGCAGGATATTTCAGGGCTTCGTCCTTGCaatttcccccccgcccccccgggagCGCGTG GCAGAGACGCGAGGAGCGTCGTGCTGGGcggggggcagagaggggctgctgtaGGGGATGAGGAACGGAAGGGTTTGGGGGTCCGTGTGCCCCCACCACCTCCCGCTGACCCCTCTGTGTTTCCCTCTGCCCCATCCAGACTCCTCCGGCTGCATCCCGGCCCGCGCTGCTCCTCCATCGCTGCTGTCAGGATGAGAGCGGTGGGGCTCTTCTTGCTGTGTCTGCCAG CAGCGCTCCTGGTCCAGGGACAGTACAGCAGGTTTGAAGGCATCACCTACCCCGAGCCGGTGCAATATTCCCAGTACGACCAGCAAGCAG AAATTCAGGATTACTACGACTACCACG ATGTCACCCCCCGTGCCCCCGAGGAGCAGTTTCGATACCAGTCCCAGCAGCAATCCCAGCAGGAAATCGTGCCGGCCCCAACCCCAG ctgctgcccccgAGACTGAGCCCACGGAGCCAGGACCCCTCG ACTGCCGGGAGGAGCAGTACCCCTGCACTAGGCTCTACTCCGTGCACAAGCCCTGCAAGCAGTGCCTGAACGAGATCTGCTTTTACAg CCTCCGCCGGGTTTATGTGATCAACAAGGAGATTTGTGTCCGCACCGTGTGCGCCCACGAAGAGCTGCTGCGAG CCGATCTCTGCCGTGACAAGTTTTCCAAGTGCGGGGTGATGGCCACCAGCGGGCTCTGCCAAACCGTGGTCGCATCCTGCGCCCGCAGCTGCGGCGGGTGCTGA